The following are from one region of the Microtus pennsylvanicus isolate mMicPen1 chromosome 15, mMicPen1.hap1, whole genome shotgun sequence genome:
- the LOC142835479 gene encoding beta-defensin 109-like, protein MRFHLILYTILFLLTLLPPVRSGLGAAETHCFNLEGICRRDICKLIEDEIGGCRRRWKCCRMWWVLVPIPTPVIFSDYQEPLKKKIK, encoded by the exons ATGAGATTCCATCTGATCCTCTATACTATCCTCTTCCTTTTGACTCTCTTACCCCCAG TTAGAAGTGGTTTGGGTGCTGCAGAGACCCACTGTTTCAACCTGGAAGGCATTTGCAGACGAGACATTTGCAAATTAATAGAAGATGAAATCGGCGGTTGCCGAAGAAGATGGAAATGCTGCAGGATGTGGTGGGTTCTTGTGCCAATCCCAACCCCAGTTATCTTTTCAGACTATCAAGAGCCCctcaagaaaaagataaaatag